One genomic window of Massilia sp. KIM includes the following:
- a CDS encoding DUF885 family protein: MAWFGGRQDGMRRLIASLVLFVPIACSAVAPAPAASTPSPAEQAKELFERDWQWQLRRHPERATGLGDARYNALLTDTSLAARAAAVEHERQMLEAARAIDPKELDGQLRLSWEVFVFDKQQRLAVKTLTPFDPLPLTSWDGPHVALPRLVAQMPFQTEEDYRAYIARMASVQPWVDGLIEQLRAGVRGGWTVPRVALHKLPDALRGLREGLREGPVGAPLKRIPASIAPETREQLLAQGNEVLAAYTAPALHRLEIFLRNEYVPTARDSIGASSLPGGAIWYAALVRQVTTLESTPAEIHALGLKEVARLRAEVQALLPRTGFRGGLDKFMVFARSDPRLFFGDTDSLLGRYRRTLARAENRLPLVVSNAPAAGLAVKPMTANGPGQPAAYYEAGSETRSAALVVNLAELGARPIWQVDSIALHEGLPGHHLQVARAAELDLPAFRRHGWIAAYGEGWATYAETLGTEMGFFGDPFSRFGHLNERLLRAARLVVDTGIHSLGWSRQQALDYLNANTANPPADNEAEVERYIAQPAQALAYTTGQLRILALRNRAAKALGKRFDLRRFHDMLLGSGALPLPLLERQVDAWIAAQARPAAGLGKD; the protein is encoded by the coding sequence GTGGCATGGTTCGGCGGACGGCAGGACGGCATGCGCCGCCTGATCGCCTCTCTCGTCCTGTTCGTTCCCATTGCCTGCAGCGCCGTTGCGCCGGCCCCGGCCGCCTCCACGCCCAGCCCCGCCGAGCAGGCCAAGGAATTGTTCGAGCGCGACTGGCAATGGCAGTTGCGCCGCCATCCCGAGCGCGCCACCGGCCTGGGCGACGCGCGCTACAACGCCCTGCTCACCGACACCAGCCTGGCCGCCCGCGCCGCCGCGGTCGAGCACGAACGCCAGATGCTGGAAGCGGCGCGCGCCATCGATCCGAAGGAGCTCGACGGGCAGCTGCGCCTGTCCTGGGAAGTCTTCGTGTTCGACAAGCAGCAGCGCCTGGCCGTCAAGACCCTCACCCCCTTCGATCCCCTGCCCCTCACCAGCTGGGACGGCCCGCACGTGGCCCTGCCGCGCCTGGTGGCCCAGATGCCTTTCCAGACCGAGGAAGACTATCGCGCCTACATCGCCCGCATGGCCTCGGTGCAGCCCTGGGTCGACGGCCTGATCGAACAGTTGCGCGCCGGCGTGCGCGGCGGCTGGACCGTGCCCAGGGTCGCCCTGCACAAGCTTCCCGACGCCCTGCGCGGCTTGCGCGAAGGCTTGCGCGAGGGCCCGGTGGGCGCGCCGCTCAAGCGCATCCCCGCCAGCATCGCGCCCGAGACGCGCGAGCAGTTGCTGGCCCAGGGCAATGAAGTGCTGGCCGCCTACACCGCACCGGCCCTGCATCGCCTGGAAATTTTCCTGCGCAACGAATACGTGCCCACCGCGCGCGACAGCATCGGCGCCTCAAGCCTGCCCGGCGGCGCGATCTGGTACGCGGCCCTGGTGCGCCAGGTCACCACCCTGGAATCGACGCCGGCCGAAATCCACGCGCTCGGCCTGAAGGAAGTGGCGCGCCTGCGCGCCGAGGTCCAGGCTCTGTTGCCGCGCACCGGGTTCCGCGGCGGCCTGGACAAGTTCATGGTCTTCGCGCGCAGCGATCCGCGCCTGTTCTTCGGCGACACGGACAGCCTGCTGGGCCGCTACCGCCGCACCCTGGCGCGCGCCGAGAACCGGCTGCCGCTGGTGGTGTCGAACGCTCCCGCCGCCGGTCTCGCGGTCAAGCCGATGACGGCCAACGGCCCCGGCCAGCCGGCCGCCTACTACGAAGCCGGCAGCGAGACGCGCAGCGCGGCCCTGGTGGTGAACCTGGCCGAGCTGGGCGCGCGCCCGATCTGGCAGGTGGACAGCATCGCCTTGCACGAGGGTCTGCCCGGCCACCATCTGCAGGTGGCGCGCGCCGCCGAGCTCGACCTGCCGGCCTTCCGCCGCCATGGCTGGATCGCGGCCTATGGCGAAGGCTGGGCCACCTATGCCGAGACCCTGGGAACGGAAATGGGTTTCTTCGGCGATCCCTTCTCGCGTTTCGGCCACCTCAACGAACGCCTGTTGCGCGCCGCGCGCCTGGTGGTGGACACCGGCATCCACAGCCTGGGCTGGTCGCGCCAGCAGGCTCTCGACTACCTCAACGCCAACACCGCCAACCCGCCGGCCGACAACGAGGCCGAGGTCGAGCGCTATATCGCCCAGCCGGCCCAGGCCCTGGCCTATACCACCGGCCAGCTGCGCATCCTGGCCCTGCGCAACCGCGCGGCAAAAGCCCTGGGCAAGCGCTTCGATCTGCGCCGCTTTCACGACATGCTGCTGGGCAGCGGCGCCCTGCCCCTGCCTCTGCTGGAGCGCCAGGTGGATGCCTGGATCGCCGCGCAAGCCAGGCCCGCCGCCGGGCTCGGCAAGGATTGA
- the prmC gene encoding peptide chain release factor N(5)-glutamine methyltransferase, translated as MIEAGATLGQLQRALPLDPLENRILLCHALGLPRTALITQAERALTDEEARHLAGLVQRRLDGEPIAYIVGEREFFGLPFRVDPAVLIPRPDTELIVELAIERLPQRARLLDMGTGSGAIAVAVAHTRPDAEVTALDLSEAALAAAQANAAANGARVRFLHSDWYGAVAGETFELIASNPPYIAAGDRHLGEGDLRFEPVGALTDHADGLSALRIIVAGAPAHLAPGGWLLLEHGYDQAEAVRELLAARGFIDVQSWRDLAGIERVSGGRLAA; from the coding sequence ATGATCGAGGCCGGCGCCACCCTGGGGCAGCTGCAGCGCGCCCTGCCCCTCGATCCGCTGGAAAACCGGATCCTGCTCTGCCACGCCCTGGGCCTGCCGCGCACGGCCCTGATCACCCAGGCGGAGCGTGCGCTCACCGACGAGGAAGCCCGGCATCTCGCCGGCCTGGTGCAGCGCCGCCTCGACGGCGAGCCGATCGCCTACATCGTCGGCGAACGCGAATTCTTCGGCCTGCCCTTCCGGGTCGACCCGGCGGTCCTGATCCCCCGCCCCGACACCGAACTGATCGTGGAACTGGCGATCGAGCGCCTGCCCCAGCGCGCGCGCCTGCTCGACATGGGCACCGGCAGCGGCGCGATCGCGGTCGCGGTGGCCCACACCCGCCCGGACGCCGAGGTCACCGCCCTCGACCTGAGCGAGGCCGCGCTGGCCGCGGCGCAGGCCAACGCCGCCGCCAACGGGGCCCGCGTGCGCTTCCTGCACAGCGACTGGTATGGCGCGGTGGCCGGCGAGACCTTCGAGCTGATCGCTTCCAACCCACCCTACATCGCGGCCGGCGACCGCCACCTGGGCGAAGGCGACCTGCGCTTCGAGCCGGTGGGCGCCCTGACCGACCATGCCGACGGCCTGTCGGCCCTGCGCATCATCGTCGCCGGCGCCCCGGCCCACCTGGCGCCGGGCGGCTGGCTGCTGCTCGAGCACGGCTACGACCAGGCCGAGGCGGTGCGCGAGCTGCTGGCGGCGCGCGGTTTCATCGACGTGCAGAGCTGGCGCGACCTGGCCGGCATCGAGCGGGTCAGTGGCGGACGCCTGGCCGCCTGA
- a CDS encoding disulfide bond formation protein B: MFTSRQVLFAIASISFALIAFALYLQHILHMLPCPLCVIQRYAFLGIGLAALVGAISGKIRAAALVALLAAIGGLVTVGKHLYVIANPGFTCGIDPMETMLNKIPTATLLPGLFRADGLCEGATDNVLGLAIPHWSAVWFVVLTVLLAWVLLRKRA; this comes from the coding sequence ATGTTCACTTCCCGCCAGGTCCTGTTCGCCATCGCGTCGATTTCCTTCGCCCTGATCGCCTTCGCCCTCTACCTGCAGCACATCCTGCACATGCTGCCCTGCCCGCTGTGCGTGATCCAGCGCTATGCCTTCCTCGGCATCGGCCTGGCGGCCCTGGTGGGCGCGATCAGCGGCAAGATCCGGGCGGCGGCGCTGGTGGCCCTGCTGGCGGCCATCGGCGGGCTGGTCACGGTCGGCAAGCACCTGTACGTGATCGCCAACCCGGGCTTCACCTGCGGCATCGATCCGATGGAGACCATGCTGAACAAGATCCCGACCGCGACCCTGCTGCCCGGCCTGTTCCGCGCCGACGGCCTGTGCGAAGGCGCCACCGACAACGTGCTGGGCCTGGCGATTCCGCACTGGTCGGCGGTCTGGTTCGTGGTGCTGACCGTGCTGCTGGCCTGGGTCCTGCTGCGCAAGCGCGCATGA
- the prfA gene encoding peptide chain release factor 1 codes for MKPSMLAKLDQLANRLVELDELLMSQDATANMDNYRKLTREHAELSPLVALYRQYQGALGDIAAAQELLGDPEMKEFAQEEIDSAKDRLAALELELQKMLLPKDANDERNIFLEIRAGTGGDESALFAGDLLRMYTRFAERNRWQVEVVSESPSDLGGYREVIVRIIGNGVYSKLKFESGGHRVQRVPATETQGRIHTSACTVAVMPEADEVEDVNINPADLRIDTFRASGAGGQHINKTDSAVRITHLPTGLVVECQDDRSQHKNKAQALKVLAARLKDAQLREQQSKEAATRKSLIGSGDRSERIRTYNFPQGRLTDHRINLTLYKLDFIMDGDLAELVNALVTEHQAELLAALGD; via the coding sequence ATGAAACCTTCCATGCTGGCCAAGCTGGACCAACTTGCCAACCGCCTCGTCGAGCTGGACGAACTCCTGATGTCCCAGGACGCCACCGCGAACATGGACAACTACCGCAAGCTCACCCGCGAGCACGCCGAGCTGTCGCCGCTGGTGGCGCTGTACCGCCAGTACCAGGGCGCGCTGGGCGACATCGCCGCCGCCCAGGAGCTGCTGGGCGACCCGGAGATGAAGGAATTCGCCCAGGAGGAAATCGACAGCGCCAAGGACCGCCTGGCCGCGCTGGAACTCGAACTGCAGAAAATGCTGCTGCCCAAGGACGCCAACGACGAGCGCAACATCTTCCTCGAGATCCGCGCCGGCACCGGCGGCGACGAATCGGCCCTGTTCGCCGGCGACCTGCTGCGCATGTACACCCGCTTCGCCGAGCGCAACCGCTGGCAGGTCGAGGTGGTGTCGGAATCGCCTTCGGACCTGGGCGGCTACCGCGAGGTCATCGTGCGCATCATCGGCAACGGCGTGTATTCCAAGCTCAAGTTCGAGTCGGGCGGCCACCGCGTGCAGCGGGTGCCGGCCACCGAGACCCAGGGCCGGATCCACACCTCGGCCTGCACGGTGGCGGTGATGCCCGAGGCCGACGAGGTCGAGGACGTGAACATCAACCCGGCCGACCTGCGCATCGACACCTTCCGCGCCTCGGGCGCCGGCGGCCAGCACATCAACAAGACCGACTCGGCGGTGCGCATCACCCACCTGCCGACCGGCCTGGTGGTGGAATGCCAGGACGACCGCAGCCAGCACAAGAACAAGGCCCAGGCCCTCAAGGTGCTGGCGGCGCGCCTCAAGGACGCCCAGTTGCGCGAGCAGCAGTCGAAGGAAGCCGCGACCCGCAAGAGCCTGATCGGCTCGGGCGACCGCAGCGAGCGCATCCGCACCTACAACTTCCCGCAGGGGCGCCTGACCGACCACCGCATCAACCTCACCCTGTACAAGCTGGACTTCATCATGGACGGCGACCTGGCGGAACTGGTCAATGCCCTGGTCACCGAGCACCAGGCCGAGCTGCTGGCCGCACTGGGCGATTGA
- the hemA gene encoding glutamyl-tRNA reductase produces MQLLAVGLNHTTAPVSLREQLALGPEQLGKAVQDARAWFARQGSAGGEEAAILSTCNRTELYAASNLPNPLDASAQFLAHYHALNYAELRPHLYLLPQHDAVRHAFRVASGLDSMVLGEAQILGQLKDAVRTAEEAGGLGTYLHQLFQRTFAVAKEVRSTTEIGAHSVSMAAAAVRLSHRIFDRIADQHVLFIGAGEMIELCAAHFAAQNPKSITIANRTMERGEALAARYNGKAIRLADLPEQLHKFDIVVSCTASTLPLIGLGLVERAVKARRHRPIFMVDLAVPRDIEPEVARLDDVFLYTVDDLAQVVQAGMENRQAAVKQAEAIIDARVQSFMHWVGDRAMVPVIRDLHESSEALRMAELERARKLLARGDDPEAVLDALSRGLTAKFLHGPQQALHHAQGDERARLAALLPQLFRGRR; encoded by the coding sequence ATGCAACTGCTCGCCGTCGGCCTGAACCACACCACCGCACCGGTCTCGCTGCGCGAGCAACTGGCGCTTGGGCCTGAGCAGCTCGGCAAGGCGGTCCAGGACGCGCGCGCCTGGTTCGCGCGCCAGGGCTCGGCCGGCGGCGAAGAGGCCGCCATCCTGTCGACCTGCAACCGCACCGAGCTCTACGCCGCGAGCAACCTGCCGAATCCCCTCGACGCCTCGGCCCAGTTCCTGGCGCATTATCATGCGCTCAACTACGCCGAGCTGCGCCCCCACCTCTACCTGCTGCCCCAGCACGACGCCGTGCGCCACGCCTTCCGCGTGGCCTCGGGCCTCGATTCGATGGTGCTGGGAGAAGCCCAGATCCTCGGCCAACTGAAGGACGCGGTGCGCACCGCCGAGGAAGCCGGCGGCCTGGGAACCTACCTGCACCAGCTGTTCCAGCGCACTTTCGCGGTGGCCAAGGAGGTGCGCAGCACCACCGAGATCGGCGCCCACAGCGTCTCGATGGCCGCCGCCGCCGTGCGCCTGTCGCACCGCATCTTCGACCGCATCGCCGACCAGCATGTGCTGTTCATCGGCGCCGGCGAGATGATCGAGCTGTGCGCAGCCCACTTCGCGGCCCAGAATCCGAAGTCCATCACCATCGCCAACCGCACCATGGAGCGCGGCGAGGCGCTGGCGGCCCGCTACAACGGCAAGGCGATCCGCCTGGCCGACCTGCCGGAGCAGCTGCACAAGTTCGACATCGTGGTGTCCTGCACCGCCTCGACCCTGCCGCTGATCGGCCTGGGCCTGGTGGAACGCGCGGTCAAGGCGCGCCGCCACCGCCCCATCTTCATGGTCGACCTGGCCGTGCCGCGCGACATCGAGCCGGAAGTCGCGCGCCTCGACGACGTCTTCCTGTATACGGTGGACGACTTGGCCCAGGTGGTGCAGGCCGGCATGGAAAACCGCCAGGCCGCCGTCAAGCAGGCCGAGGCCATCATCGATGCCCGCGTCCAGTCCTTCATGCACTGGGTCGGCGACCGCGCCATGGTGCCGGTGATCCGCGACCTGCACGAATCGAGCGAAGCCCTGCGCATGGCCGAGCTGGAGCGCGCCCGCAAACTGCTCGCGCGCGGCGACGACCCCGAAGCGGTGCTCGACGCCCTGTCCAGGGGACTGACCGCCAAGTTCCTGCACGGCCCGCAACAGGCCCTGCACCACGCCCAGGGCGACGAGCGCGCCCGCCTGGCCGCCCTGCTGCCCCAGTTGTTCCGCGGCCGCCGTTAG
- a CDS encoding response regulator transcription factor, whose amino-acid sequence MKIAVLEQDRSQADLICQVLSAAGHSCQSYDSAKELLGQLRKDSADLLILDWNVPDMEGAEVVRRAKEKLVANAPIVFLVGNNAEDDIIEGVTAGADDYLVKPLRRGELVARISALLRRAYPSQNSAEQLQFGPYVFETRPGRLLKDGSVIDVTQKEFSLALLFFRNIGRPLSRAYIHESVWVRDSDVPSRTMDTHVSRVRNKLHLRPENGFRLVPVYSYGYRLEKLGA is encoded by the coding sequence ATGAAGATCGCCGTCCTCGAGCAAGACCGTTCCCAGGCAGACCTGATTTGCCAGGTCCTCAGTGCTGCTGGCCACAGCTGCCAATCCTACGACAGCGCCAAGGAACTGCTCGGGCAGTTGCGCAAGGACAGTGCGGACCTGCTGATCCTGGACTGGAACGTGCCTGACATGGAAGGCGCCGAAGTCGTGCGTCGCGCCAAGGAAAAACTGGTCGCCAACGCGCCCATCGTCTTCCTGGTCGGGAATAACGCCGAGGACGACATCATCGAGGGCGTGACCGCCGGCGCCGACGACTACCTGGTCAAGCCGCTGCGCCGCGGCGAGCTGGTGGCGCGCATCTCGGCCCTGCTGCGCCGCGCCTATCCGTCGCAAAACAGCGCCGAACAGCTGCAATTCGGTCCCTACGTCTTCGAAACCCGCCCTGGCCGCCTGCTCAAGGACGGCTCGGTGATCGACGTGACCCAGAAGGAATTCTCGCTCGCCCTGCTGTTCTTCCGTAACATCGGCCGCCCCCTCTCGCGCGCCTACATCCACGAGTCGGTCTGGGTCCGCGACAGCGACGTGCCCTCGCGCACCATGGACACCCACGTCTCGCGGGTGCGCAACAAGCTGCACCTGCGCCCGGAAAACGGCTTCCGCCTGGTGCCGGTGTATTCCTACGGCTATCGCCTGGAGAAGCTGGGCGCCTGA
- a CDS encoding carboxymuconolactone decarboxylase family protein: MTRLYSQPVSDATGAAAQLFTAIKGAIGKVPNAYRDIGSNSPVTLESALTLDANLKKSTLSARDVEVIKLAVSETNGCDYCVAAHTLMGKMAGLSPESMVGVRKGEATGNAREDALAAFARNLVTTTGTVDAAAVQAVKAAGVTDAQIVDTTLAIAAITLTNLFNRINDTVLDFPKVD; encoded by the coding sequence ATGACCCGTCTCTACTCGCAACCCGTCTCGGACGCCACCGGCGCCGCCGCCCAACTGTTCACCGCCATCAAGGGCGCGATCGGCAAGGTCCCGAACGCCTACCGCGACATCGGCAGCAACAGCCCGGTCACCCTCGAATCGGCCCTGACCCTGGACGCCAACCTGAAGAAATCGACCCTGTCGGCGCGCGACGTCGAGGTGATCAAGCTGGCCGTCAGCGAAACCAACGGTTGCGACTACTGCGTCGCCGCCCACACCCTGATGGGCAAGATGGCCGGCCTGAGCCCTGAGTCCATGGTCGGCGTGCGCAAGGGCGAGGCGACCGGCAATGCCCGCGAAGACGCGCTCGCCGCGTTCGCCCGCAATCTGGTAACCACCACCGGCACCGTCGACGCCGCCGCCGTGCAGGCGGTCAAGGCGGCCGGCGTCACCGACGCCCAGATCGTCGACACCACCCTCGCGATCGCGGCGATCACCCTGACCAACCTGTTCAACCGCATCAACGATACGGTGCTCGACTTCCCGAAAGTCGATTGA
- the minE gene encoding cell division topological specificity factor MinE has product MALLNFLFPEKKKSATAAKERLQIIIARERNSRTGPDFLPALHRELIEVISKYAKVNPDDIKISLDRQGNLEVLDVNVVLPDA; this is encoded by the coding sequence ATGGCACTACTTAACTTCCTCTTCCCCGAGAAAAAGAAGAGCGCGACAGCTGCCAAGGAACGCCTGCAGATCATCATCGCCCGCGAGCGCAACAGCCGCACGGGCCCGGACTTCCTGCCGGCCCTGCATCGCGAGCTGATCGAGGTGATTTCGAAATACGCCAAGGTCAACCCGGACGACATCAAGATCTCGCTCGACCGCCAGGGCAACCTGGAGGTGCTCGATGTGAATGTGGTGTTGCCGGACGCTTGA